Sequence from the Gemmatimonadota bacterium genome:
CGTACCCGACTATTATCACCGCGGCTCGCGAATGCGTACTCTGCTGCGCGGCGGCAGCGCCTACCGCTGGTCCGCCGCGTAGCTCCCCAGTACCCGCAGCACCTCGTCGATATCCGCCTCCGTATGATCCGCGTTGACCTGGAACCGGATCTCCTCGTCGCCGCGCGGCACCACCGGATAGCTCAGCCCCGTCACCAGGATCCCGTTGGCGTAGAGGTGGCGTACGAGGTCGCGGGTCCTGGCGGTGTCCCGCACCATGAGCGGCACGACCGGGTGCTCGCCCGGGATCACCTCGAAGCCCAGCCTGACCAGTCCTTGCTCGAAGCGCCGCGTCAGGCCGCGTAGCCGGGCCAGTAGCTCGCAGCCCCGCGGACTGTCCAGGATCTCGAGCGACGCGAGCGCCGCCGTCGCCTCACTCACGGTGATCGGGTTCGAGTAGATGTAGAAGGGGGAGGTCTCTCGCAGGTACCGGATCACGGCGGCCGAGGAGGCGACGTATCCGCCATTCACCCCCAGCGCCTTC
This genomic interval carries:
- a CDS encoding aminotransferase class I/II-fold pyridoxal phosphate-dependent enzyme — translated: GLEDALEAAAGRARRAIVLTDGIFSMRGDHAPLDLIMELARRYDGGFEENVLVVVDDSHGVGAFGETGRGTEEYTGAAPVDLLVATLGKALGVNGGYVASSAAVIRYLRETSPFYIYSNPITVSEATAALASLEILDSPRGCELLARLRGLTRRFEQGLVRLGFEVIPGEHPVVPLMVRDTARTRDLVRHLYANGILVTGLSYPVVPRGDEEIRFQVNADHTEADIDEVLRVLGSYAADQR